The following proteins are encoded in a genomic region of Flexivirga oryzae:
- a CDS encoding ABC transporter permease, translating into MAAFKDDLRDAVTPRAFMLVVGVLFLQLAFVLSYVGAFHSPEPNKIPVGVVADAQTAPKLVAQLNGIDGHPVSAKAIGSKAEAVDQIKDNTINAALVVGPSGTDQLLTSSGAGSSVLGAVEAVFQQAEAQQGRKLTTQDLVPLQAHDARGLTGFYLVIGWMVGGYLVASLLGVAGGARPANTRRAAIRLGSLVPYAIVSGLGGAIIVDPVLGALTGHFMALWWLGALIVFASAAATTALQVLFGIVGIGLAVLLFVVLGNPSAGGAFQLHLLPPFWRAIGYILPTGAGTDAVRRIVYFGGAGIGGHVLTLALWAVIGTAVALGAAAALRRNGETVEGEPTSAA; encoded by the coding sequence ATGGCTGCGTTCAAGGACGATCTACGTGATGCGGTGACGCCGCGAGCGTTCATGTTGGTGGTCGGGGTGCTGTTCCTCCAGCTCGCCTTCGTGTTGTCGTATGTCGGAGCGTTCCATTCACCCGAGCCGAACAAGATCCCGGTCGGTGTCGTCGCAGACGCGCAGACCGCGCCGAAGCTCGTCGCGCAGCTGAACGGCATTGACGGTCACCCGGTTTCGGCGAAGGCGATTGGCTCGAAGGCCGAGGCGGTGGACCAGATCAAGGACAACACCATCAACGCCGCCCTCGTGGTCGGCCCGAGCGGGACGGACCAACTGCTGACCTCCTCGGGTGCCGGGTCGTCGGTGCTCGGTGCGGTCGAGGCGGTCTTCCAGCAGGCCGAGGCTCAGCAGGGTCGCAAGCTGACCACACAGGACCTGGTGCCGTTGCAGGCCCACGACGCCCGAGGTCTCACCGGCTTCTACCTGGTCATCGGGTGGATGGTCGGGGGTTATCTCGTCGCATCCCTGCTGGGCGTGGCGGGTGGTGCGCGGCCGGCCAATACGCGGCGCGCCGCCATCCGGCTGGGGTCGTTGGTGCCCTACGCGATCGTGTCCGGTCTCGGCGGCGCGATCATCGTCGACCCGGTGCTGGGCGCGCTGACCGGGCACTTCATGGCACTGTGGTGGCTCGGCGCGCTCATCGTCTTCGCCTCGGCCGCGGCAACCACGGCGCTCCAAGTGCTGTTCGGCATCGTCGGCATCGGTCTGGCCGTCCTACTCTTCGTGGTGCTCGGAAACCCCAGCGCCGGAGGGGCTTTCCAACTCCATCTGCTGCCACCGTTCTGGCGCGCGATCGGCTACATCCTGCCCACCGGCGCCGGTACGGACGCGGTCCGGCGCATCGTCTACTTCGGCGGTGCAGGCATCGGCGGGCACGTGCTGACGCTCGCCCTGTGGGCGGTCATCGGCACCGCCGTCGCGCTCGGCGCGGCCGCCGCCCTGCGCCGCAACGGTGAGACGGTCGAGGGCGAGCCGACCAGCGCTGCGTGA